A genomic region of Sandaracinaceae bacterium contains the following coding sequences:
- a CDS encoding ATP-binding protein, with translation MDEAKRSPVDREGNAPGTVPPLTPSTEEVGGWVHDLKAGATYWSTTLHELLGLEPGETSIERILQVVPEPERERVRQHMLGEGGVRRTLTRRTLGHRIKPPGGRVRVVQHTVSFDVGAQKIEGSLHDVTARVEMEQAMALLAEMPSTGRHGGFYEACARHLARLYDVQYAFVAVLSADRRTARTVAVWGGDRHLENFEYELRGTPCEDILSLRKELIPCDVARLYPRDEMLVAMGVESYFGAPLYDSNRTTIGLVSVMDVRPLEVSAWTAPVLGVFATRVAVELVREREEREARERSAAMAEELEHARRLESIGRLAGGVAHDFNNLLTIIMGNAEMLRDGPSSAEEERALLEEVLHAGQNARALTERLLACGRKELVEAQIVDLDEVLEGQRHVLQRLLGPDVTLRTTSSGGAARSALEPGQAEQILLNLAVNARDAMPDGGAFSIEIRVRAEAGQVELTFIDTGTGMTAETRSKMFEPFFTTKADGEGTGLGLATVYGIVHSAGGTIGVESQLGHGTTLRVVLPLAG, from the coding sequence ATGGACGAAGCGAAACGATCGCCCGTCGACCGCGAGGGGAACGCACCCGGAACGGTCCCGCCGCTGACTCCGTCCACGGAGGAGGTCGGGGGCTGGGTCCATGATCTGAAGGCCGGCGCCACCTACTGGTCGACCACGCTGCACGAGCTGCTCGGGCTCGAGCCGGGGGAGACCTCCATCGAGCGAATCTTGCAGGTCGTGCCCGAGCCCGAGCGCGAGCGGGTGAGGCAGCACATGCTCGGCGAGGGGGGAGTGCGGCGCACGCTCACGCGACGGACCCTCGGGCACCGGATCAAGCCTCCCGGCGGGCGCGTCAGGGTCGTCCAGCACACGGTCAGCTTCGACGTCGGGGCGCAGAAGATCGAAGGGTCGCTGCACGATGTCACGGCGCGCGTCGAGATGGAGCAGGCGATGGCGCTCCTGGCCGAGATGCCTTCGACCGGTCGACATGGAGGCTTCTACGAGGCGTGCGCGCGTCACCTCGCCCGCCTCTACGACGTCCAGTACGCGTTCGTCGCCGTGCTGAGCGCGGACCGTCGCACCGCGCGGACCGTCGCGGTCTGGGGCGGGGACCGCCACCTCGAGAACTTCGAGTACGAGCTCCGAGGGACGCCCTGCGAGGACATCCTCTCGCTGCGGAAAGAGCTCATCCCCTGCGACGTGGCGCGTCTCTATCCTCGGGACGAGATGCTGGTGGCCATGGGTGTGGAGAGCTACTTCGGCGCGCCTCTCTACGACTCGAACCGCACGACCATCGGGCTCGTCTCCGTCATGGACGTCCGCCCGCTGGAGGTCTCCGCGTGGACCGCGCCCGTGCTGGGCGTGTTCGCGACGCGCGTCGCCGTGGAGCTCGTCCGCGAGCGCGAGGAGCGGGAGGCCCGCGAGAGGTCCGCCGCCATGGCCGAGGAGCTCGAGCACGCGCGGCGGCTGGAGTCGATCGGGCGCCTGGCGGGCGGCGTCGCGCACGACTTCAACAACCTCCTCACGATCATCATGGGGAACGCGGAGATGCTGAGGGACGGCCCGAGCTCCGCCGAGGAGGAGCGGGCGCTGCTCGAAGAGGTGCTGCACGCGGGTCAGAACGCGCGTGCCCTCACCGAGCGCCTCCTGGCGTGCGGTCGGAAGGAGCTGGTGGAGGCGCAGATCGTGGACCTCGACGAGGTCCTGGAGGGGCAGCGGCACGTGCTCCAGCGTCTGCTCGGTCCGGACGTCACGCTGCGCACGACCTCCTCCGGGGGGGCGGCGCGCTCCGCGTTGGAGCCGGGGCAGGCCGAGCAGATCCTGCTCAACCTGGCCGTCAACGCGCGTGACGCGATGCCCGACGGAGGGGCGTTCTCGATCGAGATCCGGGTCCGGGCCGAAGCGGGGCAGGTCGAGCTGACCTTCATCGACACGGGGACGGGCATGACCGCCGAGACGCGCTCGAAGATGTTCGAGCCCTTCTTCACCACGAAGGCGGACGGAGAGGGCACGGGCCTCGGGTTGGCCACCGTCTACGGCATCGTGCACTCCGCCGGCGGGACGATCGGGGTGGAGAGCCAGCTCGGGCACGGCACGACGCTCCGGGTGGTCCTGCCGCTGGCCGGCTGA
- a CDS encoding cation diffusion facilitator family transporter, producing the protein MSEGERESHPVTVLAAMAANLVIMVAKFVAAAFSGSAAMFAEGVHSAVDTANQGIILFGVRRSKKPADEEHPFGYGKEVYFWALIYAVLLFGIGGGVSIYEGLSRLLSGRGEVPESYLWSYVVLGVALVAEGSSWLIAVRAVEREETGDGFLQKLFRSKDPSRFIVVGEDTAALAGVLIAAAGLGLSQLTGSPYPDAIASVLIGLILGAAALYLVAQSRRLLVGESTDPEVIEAIEGVTSRRDDVVEAGRPFTLHFGPERILVALDVTFRRELSADQLALAVDEIEADIRSCDARVRRIFIEAQRIPDDIEQPASHTPTAGTMRSPSGEQTG; encoded by the coding sequence ATGAGCGAAGGAGAACGCGAGAGTCATCCCGTCACCGTCCTGGCGGCGATGGCGGCGAACCTGGTCATCATGGTGGCGAAGTTCGTGGCCGCGGCGTTCTCGGGCAGCGCGGCCATGTTCGCCGAGGGGGTGCACTCCGCGGTCGACACCGCGAACCAGGGCATCATCCTCTTCGGCGTCCGGCGCTCGAAGAAGCCGGCCGACGAGGAGCACCCCTTCGGCTACGGCAAGGAGGTCTACTTCTGGGCCTTGATCTACGCCGTCCTGCTCTTCGGCATCGGCGGCGGGGTGTCGATCTATGAGGGCCTCTCGCGCCTCCTCTCCGGGCGCGGCGAGGTCCCCGAGAGCTACCTCTGGAGCTACGTCGTGCTCGGCGTCGCGCTCGTCGCCGAGGGCAGCAGCTGGCTCATCGCCGTGCGCGCGGTCGAGCGCGAGGAGACCGGCGACGGCTTCCTCCAGAAGCTCTTCCGGAGCAAGGACCCCAGCCGCTTCATCGTGGTGGGTGAGGACACCGCGGCGCTCGCGGGCGTGCTCATCGCGGCCGCGGGCCTCGGGCTCAGTCAGCTGACGGGCTCGCCCTACCCCGACGCGATCGCGTCCGTCCTCATCGGCCTCATCCTCGGCGCGGCCGCCTTGTATCTCGTCGCGCAGTCCCGCCGCCTCCTGGTCGGTGAGTCGACCGACCCCGAGGTCATCGAGGCCATCGAGGGCGTGACCTCGCGCCGCGACGACGTGGTGGAGGCGGGCCGGCCCTTCACCCTGCACTTCGGCCCGGAGCGCATCCTCGTCGCGCTGGACGTCACCTTCCGGCGCGAGCTCAGCGCGGACCAGCTGGCGCTCGCGGTCGACGAGATCGAAGCCGACATCCGAAGCTGCGACGCGCGCGTCCGCCGCATCTTCATCGAGGCGCAGCGGATCCCGGACGACATCGAGCAGCCCGCCTCCCACACGCCGACCGCAGGCACGATGCGCTCGCCCAGCGGAGAGCAAACGGGATAG
- a CDS encoding sigma 54-interacting transcriptional regulator: MSRKSRDAQTVSQITPAAGGDARDVDPADGHPIAEPTPMEAARRLEAAQEGEPFGAVIDELLELHRGASRATRFVFLDGPDGVGIPRIAERLAERAPVPLIEGSTAGGRAFGALETVIPALLDRADRFPGRSADSREAFRCAFGCCALWYQHTTAKPMPPWRTLAERRAAFFEGVARLTFDLSRRETPLIWLDDLEQLDLETGALLEYLLDEADLGETRGSLWIGALPPVEKRTAAVERLLAHPACQRITVAPLDYDGLRAYLSEPRVIRALLERSEGLPDRLDGILFGREVRSSAVIRAVQPRPLDVLRAMEAGPALAEQALRASAELAQRHCLEEATALVDHACARLKSPPAALLERASELHATRGAIGEALAAAERLRELRPDDPKALTRVGRLARAAGKLSLAAEALREVRQLDDAEARCEAAVELALVQLERADYASAIALSDEVLSSEDVGLDTQLEARNTRGRAAWSSGDLDFAERCFLDNEAEAARTERPTYRMRSLNNLALIRMARGRLDDARGLLTRVVQLANRHGASFHRAIALENLGVLDRLAGRYGRAIAAYQSAVRLLKPLEDRAMLVRVATNLAEVHVVLGDGRRARALLDLASSLRADDDRPEMRAERLLVEAEAAALAGDARQTKDLLEEARALALECGYQRVEEVATLLMADRAIGEERREDAAALVADLAPDTDRNRCRLAIVQATLSPDPDVATRCARHALSLARAGGDRMLVLRALSTLASLLARAGVRAESELRLDDASQAARELEMEVPESLREGFRTLPLMLELSRTRAAVARSDGVVERPADASALRRIVGSSDAARRVRAWIERVGPTDTTVLLTGESGTGKELAAAAVHDLSARSEGPFITVNCGALMDTLLLSELFGHERGAFTGADRRRRGRFELADGGTLFLDEVGEMSASTQTALLRVLQERRFERVGGTERIDVDVRVVAATNRDLEAMVEAGTFRADLFYRLRALHLRMPPLRERPGDVAEIARALLERMQGPTVTLDRAAIELLEQHAWPGNVRELENVLRAVAVLAHKQLLSREDFERHAPTLGRAGSGGSPGAVGQLEDLYYRALQKRGSIYEMRKDLEREAVERALDETGGNISRAAALLGMKRPRLSQLASEYGLKKKKNEES; this comes from the coding sequence GTGAGCCGTAAGTCACGCGACGCCCAGACCGTCAGCCAGATTACGCCCGCGGCCGGGGGCGACGCCCGCGACGTCGATCCGGCCGATGGCCACCCAATTGCAGAGCCCACGCCCATGGAGGCGGCGCGACGTTTGGAAGCGGCGCAGGAGGGCGAGCCCTTCGGGGCGGTGATCGACGAGCTGCTGGAGCTGCACCGCGGCGCCTCGCGCGCCACGCGCTTCGTCTTCCTCGACGGCCCCGACGGCGTGGGCATCCCCCGCATCGCCGAGCGCCTCGCCGAGCGCGCGCCCGTGCCGCTCATCGAGGGCAGCACCGCCGGAGGCCGGGCGTTCGGCGCGCTCGAGACGGTCATCCCGGCCCTTCTGGATCGAGCCGACAGGTTTCCGGGGAGGAGCGCGGACTCCCGCGAGGCGTTCCGATGTGCGTTCGGCTGCTGTGCGCTCTGGTATCAGCACACGACCGCGAAGCCGATGCCTCCGTGGCGGACGCTCGCCGAGCGCCGCGCCGCGTTCTTCGAAGGCGTGGCGCGACTCACCTTCGATCTCTCCCGGCGCGAGACGCCCCTGATCTGGCTGGACGATCTGGAGCAGCTGGATCTCGAGACCGGCGCGCTGCTGGAGTACCTCCTCGACGAGGCGGACCTCGGAGAGACGCGCGGCAGTCTGTGGATCGGTGCGCTGCCGCCCGTCGAGAAGCGCACGGCGGCGGTGGAGCGGCTGCTGGCCCATCCCGCGTGTCAGCGCATCACGGTGGCCCCGCTCGACTACGACGGGCTGCGAGCCTACCTCTCCGAGCCCCGCGTGATCCGCGCGCTGCTCGAGCGCTCGGAGGGGCTCCCCGACCGCCTCGACGGGATCCTGTTCGGGCGAGAGGTGCGCTCGAGCGCCGTCATCCGAGCCGTCCAGCCGCGCCCCCTCGACGTGTTGCGGGCGATGGAGGCAGGGCCCGCGCTGGCCGAGCAGGCGCTCCGGGCGTCAGCCGAGCTCGCCCAGCGACATTGCCTGGAGGAGGCCACCGCGCTCGTGGATCACGCCTGCGCGAGGCTGAAGAGCCCTCCGGCCGCGCTGCTGGAGCGCGCGAGCGAGCTCCACGCGACGCGCGGCGCGATCGGGGAGGCGCTCGCTGCGGCGGAGCGACTGCGAGAGCTGCGCCCCGACGATCCGAAGGCGCTCACGCGCGTGGGGCGTCTGGCGCGCGCGGCCGGCAAGCTGAGCCTGGCCGCGGAGGCGCTGCGCGAGGTCCGCCAGCTCGACGACGCCGAGGCGCGCTGCGAGGCCGCGGTGGAGCTGGCGCTGGTTCAGCTGGAGCGGGCCGACTACGCGAGCGCGATCGCGCTGAGCGACGAGGTCTTGTCGAGCGAGGACGTCGGTCTCGACACCCAGCTCGAGGCCCGCAACACCCGCGGTCGCGCGGCGTGGTCCAGCGGCGACCTGGACTTCGCCGAGCGCTGCTTCCTCGACAACGAAGCCGAGGCCGCGCGCACCGAGCGCCCGACCTACCGGATGCGCTCGCTCAACAACCTCGCGCTGATTCGTATGGCGAGGGGTCGCCTCGACGACGCGCGTGGCCTGCTCACCCGGGTCGTTCAGCTGGCCAACCGGCACGGCGCGTCCTTTCACCGCGCCATCGCGCTCGAGAACCTGGGCGTTCTCGACCGACTCGCCGGGCGCTATGGGCGCGCGATCGCGGCGTACCAGTCGGCGGTCCGGCTGCTCAAGCCGCTGGAGGATCGCGCCATGCTGGTGCGCGTCGCCACGAACCTCGCGGAGGTTCACGTGGTGCTCGGAGACGGACGACGGGCGCGGGCGCTCCTCGACCTCGCGAGCAGCCTCCGAGCCGACGACGACCGGCCAGAGATGCGCGCAGAGCGCCTCCTGGTCGAGGCGGAGGCAGCGGCGCTCGCCGGAGACGCCCGCCAGACGAAGGATCTGCTCGAGGAGGCCCGCGCGCTCGCGCTCGAGTGCGGCTACCAGCGCGTCGAAGAGGTCGCGACCTTGCTGATGGCCGACCGCGCGATCGGCGAAGAGCGTCGCGAAGACGCCGCCGCGCTCGTCGCGGACCTCGCTCCCGACACCGACCGCAACCGCTGCCGCCTGGCCATCGTGCAGGCCACCCTGAGCCCCGACCCCGACGTGGCGACCCGCTGCGCGCGCCACGCGCTCTCTCTCGCCCGCGCGGGTGGCGACCGCATGCTGGTCCTGCGCGCCCTCTCCACCCTGGCGAGCCTGCTGGCGCGAGCGGGTGTCAGAGCGGAGTCCGAGCTGCGCCTCGATGACGCGAGCCAGGCCGCGAGGGAGCTCGAGATGGAGGTCCCCGAGTCGTTGCGCGAGGGCTTCCGCACGCTGCCGCTGATGCTCGAGCTGTCGCGCACCCGTGCCGCCGTCGCGAGATCGGATGGGGTCGTCGAGCGCCCGGCTGACGCGTCGGCGCTGAGACGCATCGTCGGCTCGTCGGACGCGGCGCGCCGCGTGAGGGCGTGGATCGAGCGGGTGGGCCCGACGGACACCACGGTCCTGCTGACGGGCGAGAGCGGGACCGGCAAGGAGCTCGCCGCGGCCGCCGTTCACGACCTCTCGGCGCGCAGCGAGGGGCCCTTCATCACCGTCAACTGCGGCGCCCTCATGGACACGCTGCTCCTCTCCGAGCTGTTCGGCCACGAGCGCGGCGCGTTCACCGGCGCCGACCGCCGACGGCGCGGGCGCTTCGAGCTGGCGGACGGCGGCACGCTCTTCCTCGACGAGGTCGGGGAGATGTCGGCCAGCACGCAGACGGCGCTGTTGAGGGTCCTCCAGGAGCGCCGCTTCGAGCGCGTGGGCGGGACCGAGCGGATCGATGTGGACGTGCGCGTCGTCGCGGCGACCAACCGGGACCTCGAGGCGATGGTGGAGGCGGGCACGTTCCGCGCGGATCTGTTCTACCGTCTCCGCGCGCTGCACCTCCGGATGCCCCCTCTTCGCGAGCGACCCGGCGACGTGGCGGAGATCGCGCGCGCGCTCCTCGAGCGGATGCAGGGCCCGACGGTGACGCTCGACCGCGCGGCCATCGAGCTCCTCGAGCAGCACGCGTGGCCCGGCAACGTGCGCGAGCTGGAGAACGTGTTGCGCGCCGTGGCCGTCCTGGCGCACAAGCAGCTGCTGTCTCGCGAAGACTTCGAGCGCCACGCGCCGACGCTCGGTCGGGCTGGATCGGGCGGGTCGCCGGGAGCGGTGGGCCAGCTCGAAGACCTCTACTATCGGGCGCTGCAGAAGCGCGGCTCGATCTACGAGATGCGCAAGGACCTCGAGCGCGAAGCCGTCGAGCGGGCGCTCGACGAGACGGGCGGGAACATCTCGCGCGCGGCGGCGCTGCTCGGCATGAAACGACCGCGCTTGTCGCAGCTGGCGAGCGAGTACGGACTGAAGAAGAAGAAGAACGAGGAATCATGA
- a CDS encoding protein kinase produces MVRKCPHCGARHPKGTLRCTATGRPIAGDPEMVGRLVANRYHLVRLLGDGGMGAVYKAADQVLRRFVAIKLLHPAVAENPSSVERFQREARAAAAIGHPNIIDILDFGTEGARPYMVMEYLRGRSLSQVIAMDGPLPVRRAATIAIHTLAGLQGAHDRGILHRDLKPANLMLVVRFGDRNFVKVCDFGFAALLVGKKDTKSLTPERTLVGTPAYAAPERLRGDDRRDPRLDVYSVGVVLYEMLAGRRPFDAPTFRELARKVRKEPPPPLRERRADLDPALEQIVMRALAKDREDRWPDAEAFAEALFPFGGLKVPFRDDQPSDSFTMEMMRIKARETRHRSSTGPVPKPSTLPPSALPPRPTSRPPARQPVRRPAPKAQREPTSDADMTQRMSAEEALAMIRQLDAEAARRSSETAVAPEPQFDGDIPVDVEAPVHVSDETTTSEQSRVGDAPAVAKRALSPAPPDEKTPGGSYSGAVVLAILRFVARKFGERALKDVLDAMPEHARAPFVHGIDADSWVALFAVRRLVETIDSRLGDDDLHLVLEAGRAAAEGAFDEMRALRPPAPPPELLVAEMPSILKKVVRGVELEVRRVGRGYGRLELVERDEPSLTLAVGLIGFLARSLERFGADDVEVNLLSARALGDPQTLIDMSWFA; encoded by the coding sequence GTGGTCCGCAAATGTCCGCACTGCGGCGCGCGTCATCCGAAGGGGACGCTGCGATGCACCGCCACCGGACGGCCGATCGCGGGCGATCCCGAGATGGTCGGGAGGCTGGTGGCCAACCGCTACCACCTCGTGCGGCTCCTGGGCGACGGCGGCATGGGCGCGGTCTACAAGGCGGCCGACCAGGTCTTGCGCCGGTTCGTGGCGATCAAGCTGCTGCACCCGGCCGTCGCGGAGAACCCCTCCTCGGTGGAGCGCTTCCAGCGTGAGGCGCGGGCGGCGGCGGCCATCGGGCACCCGAACATCATCGACATCCTCGACTTCGGCACCGAGGGCGCGCGCCCGTACATGGTCATGGAGTACCTGCGCGGCCGATCGCTCTCGCAGGTGATCGCGATGGACGGGCCGCTCCCGGTGCGGCGCGCGGCGACCATCGCCATCCACACCCTCGCCGGCCTCCAGGGCGCGCACGACCGCGGCATCCTCCACCGGGACCTGAAGCCCGCGAACCTGATGCTCGTGGTGCGCTTCGGCGACCGGAACTTCGTGAAGGTGTGCGACTTCGGCTTCGCGGCGCTGCTCGTCGGCAAGAAGGACACGAAGTCGCTGACCCCCGAGCGCACCCTGGTGGGCACGCCCGCCTACGCCGCGCCCGAGCGCCTCCGCGGCGACGACCGGCGCGATCCCCGCCTCGACGTCTACTCGGTCGGCGTGGTGCTCTACGAGATGCTCGCGGGCCGGCGCCCGTTCGACGCGCCCACCTTCCGTGAGCTGGCCCGCAAGGTGCGCAAGGAGCCGCCGCCGCCTCTGCGCGAGCGGCGCGCGGACCTCGACCCCGCGCTCGAGCAGATCGTGATGCGCGCGCTGGCCAAGGACCGCGAGGATCGCTGGCCCGACGCGGAGGCGTTCGCGGAGGCGCTCTTCCCGTTCGGGGGGCTGAAGGTCCCGTTCCGCGACGACCAGCCCAGCGACTCCTTCACGATGGAGATGATGCGGATCAAGGCGCGGGAGACGCGCCACCGCTCGAGCACGGGGCCGGTCCCGAAGCCCTCGACGCTGCCGCCCTCGGCCCTGCCGCCGCGCCCGACGTCCCGTCCCCCCGCGCGCCAGCCGGTGCGCCGGCCCGCTCCGAAGGCCCAGCGGGAGCCGACGAGCGACGCGGACATGACGCAGCGGATGAGCGCGGAGGAAGCGCTCGCGATGATCCGTCAGCTCGACGCGGAGGCCGCGCGCCGGTCCAGCGAGACCGCCGTGGCTCCGGAGCCGCAGTTCGACGGCGACATCCCGGTCGACGTGGAGGCGCCCGTCCACGTCTCGGACGAGACCACGACGAGCGAGCAGAGCCGCGTGGGCGACGCGCCGGCGGTGGCGAAGCGCGCCCTCTCGCCTGCGCCGCCCGACGAGAAGACACCAGGCGGCTCCTACTCCGGCGCGGTGGTCCTCGCGATCCTGCGCTTCGTGGCGCGAAAGTTCGGCGAGCGCGCGCTCAAGGACGTCCTGGACGCGATGCCCGAGCACGCGCGCGCGCCCTTCGTGCACGGCATCGACGCGGACAGCTGGGTCGCCCTGTTCGCGGTGCGGCGGCTCGTCGAGACCATCGACAGTCGCCTCGGCGACGACGATCTCCACCTCGTCCTGGAGGCGGGGCGCGCCGCGGCGGAGGGGGCCTTCGACGAGATGCGCGCGCTGCGACCTCCGGCGCCGCCGCCCGAGCTCCTCGTGGCCGAGATGCCGTCGATCCTGAAGAAGGTCGTGCGAGGCGTCGAGCTGGAGGTGCGCCGCGTGGGCCGCGGGTACGGGCGTCTCGAGCTGGTGGAGCGCGACGAGCCGAGCCTGACGCTGGCGGTGGGCCTCATCGGGTTCCTGGCCCGCAGCCTCGAGCGCTTCGGCGCCGACGACGTCGAGGTCAACCTGCTGAGCGCGCGCGCGCTCGGGGATCCCCAGACGCTCATCGACATGAGCTGGTTCGCGTGA
- a CDS encoding sigma 54-interacting transcriptional regulator: MGPLLVLYLIAEVAASGEALDLGAMGLCVLALIVSAAPAWMLRGAPRPGVRRVTTLGVACGVVLVRAAMPSLSSLYLDLGASIGLPLAGALALHLALDTPDRPRALGHRWLRWLAWGGAVVASVGALLAEAPAMPVGGDVLIVPQRWTWAAPLYAGLAVAVAAVLRVARRRMGSAPEALASNGWATLGSTVAVAAGLSGLGLVRADALAPEVARGLWAASLVSLLAGHVAMLGARRQVHAGRSTRRLIAGALAVGVVSVLAALLVERLPSDPVAIGVGVAFCAVASAALYRLTFVAVRRLLAPFGGRLIEGTNEALRRAVGATDLEQLGAAILPPLRRASGALDADPYLLLVDPSREVRVDAASIAHVEPRELSPALLARLAEKPGEVVVAAPIAEQVVRRADLRPLADALERLDALCVVPLAVDFEVEGALVVPRGRRRAALTLEEIDRLETLGRHLGGQVAMLAQSERGRRRTRDAVVAREKLAEQLEHAQEELDKLRADTRILKAGGAAERFTEPAIAYSRPMRQLTQRVQEVGPVDAPVLLCGEEGTPLDRVGHLIHQAGGRRAGPFVVAECAAVRPERTEAALFGEAKVESPGWLRLAAGGTCLLLDVPALSLEAQAKLAEALATHRAPLADGTGSYLMEARIVATSRVPLGPLVAAGAFDAELHRRLEPLALEVPPLRERKEDLPSLLLLALDRTCRVTGRPVLGIDAAAQEALVEHAWPGNLRELASVVDRAVAAAQGEKITLEDLPPLAPTEAADPWSGTYAEIEARALEAAMARADGNKSEAARLLGLKRTTFLDKLKRHDMGTPSRPPPPKTRRSKHPPEKGADSAA, translated from the coding sequence GTGGGACCGCTCCTCGTCCTCTACCTCATCGCCGAGGTGGCGGCGTCGGGGGAGGCGCTCGACCTGGGCGCGATGGGGCTCTGCGTGCTCGCGCTGATCGTGTCGGCCGCCCCCGCCTGGATGCTGCGCGGCGCGCCACGCCCCGGCGTGCGGCGGGTGACGACGCTGGGCGTGGCCTGCGGCGTCGTGCTCGTGCGCGCGGCGATGCCCTCGCTCTCGTCGCTCTACCTGGACCTCGGCGCCTCCATCGGGCTGCCGCTGGCGGGGGCGCTCGCGCTTCACCTCGCGCTCGACACGCCGGACCGCCCCCGAGCGCTCGGCCACCGCTGGCTCCGCTGGCTCGCCTGGGGCGGCGCGGTCGTGGCCAGCGTGGGCGCGCTGCTCGCCGAGGCGCCCGCCATGCCGGTGGGCGGTGACGTGCTGATCGTGCCCCAGCGCTGGACCTGGGCCGCGCCGCTCTACGCGGGGCTGGCCGTGGCGGTGGCCGCGGTCCTCCGGGTGGCCAGGCGGCGCATGGGCTCCGCGCCGGAGGCGCTCGCCAGCAACGGCTGGGCCACGCTGGGCTCGACCGTCGCCGTCGCAGCGGGGCTCAGCGGGCTCGGGCTGGTGCGCGCCGACGCGCTGGCGCCCGAGGTCGCGCGCGGGCTCTGGGCGGCGTCCCTCGTGTCGCTCCTCGCGGGGCACGTGGCCATGCTCGGCGCGCGTCGGCAGGTGCACGCCGGCCGGAGCACCCGGCGGCTGATCGCGGGCGCGCTCGCGGTGGGCGTCGTGTCGGTCCTCGCCGCGCTCCTCGTGGAGCGGCTGCCCTCCGATCCGGTCGCCATCGGCGTCGGCGTCGCCTTCTGCGCGGTGGCGAGCGCCGCGCTCTACCGGCTCACCTTCGTGGCGGTGCGCCGCCTCCTCGCGCCCTTCGGTGGGCGGCTGATCGAGGGCACGAACGAGGCGCTGCGGCGCGCGGTCGGCGCGACCGATCTCGAGCAGCTCGGGGCCGCCATCCTCCCGCCGCTCCGGCGCGCGTCGGGGGCGCTCGACGCCGACCCGTACCTGCTCCTCGTCGATCCCTCCCGCGAGGTCAGGGTCGACGCGGCGAGCATCGCGCACGTGGAGCCGCGCGAGCTGTCGCCGGCCCTCCTCGCGCGGCTCGCCGAGAAGCCGGGCGAGGTCGTCGTCGCCGCGCCCATCGCCGAGCAGGTCGTGCGGCGCGCCGATCTGCGCCCCCTGGCGGACGCCCTCGAGCGTCTGGACGCGCTCTGCGTGGTGCCCCTCGCCGTCGACTTCGAGGTCGAGGGCGCGCTGGTGGTCCCGCGAGGCCGCCGCCGCGCCGCGCTCACGCTCGAGGAGATCGACCGGCTGGAGACCCTCGGCCGTCACCTCGGCGGGCAGGTCGCGATGCTCGCCCAGTCCGAGCGGGGCCGCCGCCGCACGCGCGACGCCGTGGTGGCGCGCGAGAAGCTCGCCGAGCAGCTCGAGCACGCGCAGGAGGAGCTCGACAAGCTCCGCGCCGACACGCGCATCCTCAAGGCGGGCGGCGCGGCGGAGCGCTTCACCGAGCCGGCCATCGCCTACAGCCGCCCGATGCGGCAGCTGACCCAGCGCGTCCAGGAGGTGGGCCCGGTCGACGCGCCGGTGCTCCTCTGCGGCGAGGAGGGCACCCCGCTCGATCGCGTCGGGCACCTCATTCACCAGGCCGGCGGTCGGCGCGCGGGCCCCTTCGTGGTCGCGGAGTGCGCGGCCGTGCGGCCGGAGCGCACCGAGGCGGCGCTCTTCGGCGAGGCGAAGGTCGAGAGCCCGGGCTGGCTGCGCCTGGCGGCGGGCGGCACCTGCCTCCTGCTCGACGTGCCCGCGCTCTCGCTCGAAGCGCAGGCGAAGCTCGCCGAGGCGCTCGCCACCCACCGCGCGCCGCTCGCGGACGGGACGGGGAGCTATTTGATGGAGGCGCGCATCGTCGCCACGAGCCGCGTGCCGCTCGGCCCGCTCGTCGCGGCGGGGGCGTTCGACGCGGAGCTGCACCGTCGGCTCGAGCCGCTCGCGCTCGAGGTGCCGCCGCTCCGGGAGCGCAAGGAGGACCTGCCGTCGCTCCTCCTGCTCGCGCTCGACCGCACCTGTCGGGTGACGGGCCGCCCCGTGCTCGGCATCGACGCCGCGGCGCAGGAGGCGCTCGTCGAGCACGCCTGGCCCGGCAACCTGCGCGAGCTGGCGAGCGTCGTCGATCGCGCGGTCGCCGCGGCGCAGGGCGAGAAGATCACGCTCGAGGACCTGCCGCCCCTGGCGCCCACCGAGGCCGCCGACCCGTGGAGCGGGACCTACGCCGAGATCGAGGCGCGCGCGCTCGAGGCGGCCATGGCGCGGGCCGACGGCAACAAGTCCGAGGCGGCGCGGCTGCTGGGGCTGAAGCGCACGACCTTCCTCGACAAGCTCAAGCGGCACGACATGGGGACGCCGTCGCGGCCGCCGCCGCCGAAGACGCGCCGCTCCAAGCATCCGCCCGAGAAGGGCGCCGACTCCGCCGCGTGA